A genome region from Paludibacterium sp. B53371 includes the following:
- a CDS encoding YbaY family lipoprotein: MLSVKPLLTALSCALLLAACASTPYQPASLNGNIQLPASLMTAKELMVRQRLLDVSGSGGAASVLSEQFINRPQKNPLVYALPYDRQAIHSGGHYEIDTQVYAGGELRAHATQALTAGSDGLPATADVQAQPVGQ, translated from the coding sequence ATGTTGTCCGTCAAACCACTGTTGACCGCCCTGTCCTGCGCCCTGTTGCTCGCTGCCTGCGCCAGCACGCCCTACCAGCCGGCCAGCCTGAACGGCAACATTCAGTTGCCGGCCAGCCTGATGACAGCCAAAGAGCTCATGGTGCGGCAACGCCTACTGGATGTCAGCGGCAGCGGGGGTGCCGCCAGCGTGCTGAGCGAGCAGTTTATCAACCGCCCGCAGAAAAACCCGCTGGTCTATGCCCTGCCCTATGACCGCCAGGCTATCCACAGCGGGGGTCATTACGAAATTGATACTCAGGTCTATGCCGGCGGTGAGCTGCGTGCGCATGCCACCCAGGCACTGACGGCAGGCAGCGATGGCCTGCCGGCCACCGCAGATGTCCAGGCACAGCCTGTGGGCCAATAA
- a CDS encoding methyl-accepting chemotaxis protein, whose translation MKRQFSLTQQLTATLALGFFALLLVGLIGMLKLSQSQDRFDYSMKYVIPAIQQMSDLAAASDQLRINALLLPIATPAARPDIEKKMADIDASMDKTMSQYVSSYTDEDVRAIGQAKVDYYSAQDPTLFKEDVAALKAWRAERDIFVKAVHANDQAAMQASYTGFAQASDNLTKAFASHLKMNYDLGVDVSDANKANYELARNFMLGLIVISGALSALFGIRMVRNMRSSLLALKDTMKNVRESLNLTQRAPVLRRDEIGETSANFNELLERLQDNLRTILQGADRVALLANSVTQASNKVSQSANVQSEASSAMAASIEQMTVSITHVADRASDTRDGAQNAGEKAKQGAASISETISDIHNIADVVEEAAESIRKLDEESTQVANVIQIIRDIADQTNLLALNAAIEAARAGEQGRGFAVVADEVRKLAERTAQSTLEIGATITKMRDYAHSATNQMSNVENLVQTGEQRADLADKSIREIGEATRLASEQVGEISQAISEQGAASQTIAARVEQVAGMAVEASQASEETARLSDELDELAKEQIRILKSYTL comes from the coding sequence ATGAAACGCCAGTTTTCGCTGACCCAGCAACTGACGGCCACGCTGGCCCTGGGCTTTTTTGCCCTGCTGCTGGTCGGACTCATCGGCATGCTCAAGTTGTCGCAATCGCAGGACCGCTTTGACTACAGCATGAAATATGTCATCCCGGCCATCCAGCAGATGAGCGACCTGGCCGCCGCCTCGGATCAGTTGCGCATCAACGCGCTGCTGCTACCGATCGCCACCCCGGCAGCCCGCCCGGACATCGAGAAAAAAATGGCCGACATCGATGCCTCCATGGACAAGACCATGTCGCAGTACGTCTCGAGCTATACCGATGAGGACGTGCGAGCCATCGGTCAGGCCAAGGTCGATTATTACTCGGCACAGGACCCGACCCTGTTCAAAGAGGATGTGGCCGCGCTCAAAGCCTGGCGTGCCGAGCGCGATATCTTCGTCAAGGCGGTACATGCCAATGACCAGGCCGCCATGCAGGCCAGCTACACCGGCTTTGCCCAGGCCAGCGACAATCTGACCAAGGCCTTCGCCAGCCACCTCAAGATGAATTACGACCTCGGTGTGGACGTGTCGGATGCCAACAAGGCCAACTATGAGCTGGCACGCAATTTCATGCTCGGCCTGATCGTTATCTCCGGCGCCCTGTCGGCCCTGTTCGGCATTCGTATGGTGCGCAATATGCGCAGCAGCCTGCTGGCACTGAAGGACACCATGAAAAATGTCCGGGAAAGTCTGAACCTGACCCAGCGAGCACCGGTTCTGCGCCGGGACGAAATCGGCGAAACATCGGCCAACTTCAACGAGCTGCTGGAGCGGCTGCAGGACAATCTGCGCACCATCCTGCAGGGGGCGGACCGCGTGGCGCTGCTGGCCAACTCGGTGACACAGGCCTCCAATAAAGTCTCGCAGAGTGCCAATGTGCAGAGCGAGGCCTCCTCGGCCATGGCAGCCTCCATCGAGCAGATGACCGTCAGCATCACCCATGTGGCTGATCGTGCCAGCGATACCCGTGACGGCGCGCAAAACGCCGGAGAGAAGGCCAAGCAGGGGGCGGCTTCGATCAGTGAAACCATCAGCGATATCCACAATATCGCCGACGTGGTGGAGGAGGCGGCAGAGAGCATCCGCAAGCTGGACGAAGAAAGCACCCAGGTGGCCAACGTCATCCAGATCATCCGTGACATCGCCGACCAGACCAATCTGCTGGCGCTCAATGCCGCCATCGAGGCAGCCCGTGCCGGCGAACAGGGACGCGGTTTTGCCGTGGTCGCCGACGAAGTGCGCAAGCTGGCGGAGCGCACGGCGCAATCGACGCTGGAAATTGGCGCCACCATCACCAAGATGCGTGATTACGCCCACAGCGCCACCAATCAGATGTCAAATGTGGAGAACCTGGTCCAGACCGGTGAGCAACGTGCCGACCTGGCCGACAAGTCGATCCGCGAAATCGGCGAGGCCACGCGCCTGGCCTCCGAGCAGGTCGGTGAAATCAGTCAGGCCATCAGCGAACAAGGTGCGGCCAGCCAGACCATCGCTGCCCGGGTGGAGCAAGTGGCCGGCATGGCCGTGGAAGCCAGCCAGGCATCGGAGGAAACCGCCCGACTGTCCGATGAACTCGACGAGCTGGCCAAGGAGCAAATTCGCATTCTGAAGAGTTACACCCTCTGA